GGGATGAACTCGATGCGAAAACGGAGACGAAGTCGTGGTCACCGGATCGGCACCATTTCCGAGTCATTCTCTCTCCCGAAAACGCACGTTCGTTGGCCGACCTGAAGGCCTACGCGCGTGAGGTCATGGTTCGCGTGGAAGGCGATCTGGGACCCTTGCAATGGCTGGCCGTCAACCACACCAACACCGACAACCCACACACCCATTTGCTTATTCGCGGCAAGGCGCAGGACGGAGCCGACCTGGTCATTTCGCGGCAGTACATCTCGCACGGTATCCGGCAGCGAGCCGCCGAGGTGGCCACCGAATGGCTAGGCGAACGGACCCGCGAAGAAGCCCAGATTGCCGTGGCCAACGAGGTCCGTGCCGAGCGCTGGACCAGCATCGACGGTGCGCTCGCCCGCGTCGCCCAACCAGTTGCAGATGGCCTCAAAATCGACATGAAAGAGGTGAAACTCAGTCGCTACGCACTGATCACCCGCGAGTTGCTGGCCGAACGCCTGAAGTTCCTTGGACAGGCCGGCTTAGCGCAAGAGCTCCCTCCCGAGAAACGCACTTTCTTGGGCCGTCCGCCCGTGTGGCGTCTGGTACCTGATTTCCAAAAGCAGCTCAACGAATTGGGCGCACGCCAGGACATCATTAAGAACCTTTACGCAGCCATGGGGCAGGCCGCGGCGCCGATCGCCCCGCAGGTGCGACGCGCCGTCAGCGACCAACAACTGTCCGACGAGGCGCAGCCCGCGATTCGCGGCGTAGTCATAGCCAAGGGTCCGACAAATGAACTCAACGACGAGCGCTTCGTCGTCCTCGAAGATCGCGCGGGCACGCCCCACTACGTACGCCTTTGGGCCAGCGATGCCCTGGAGGCGGCACGCGTAGGCGGAGTACTGGAAGTCGGTCGTAGTGCGCACCGACGCTGGCGTATCGCTCGCGAAGTTGTCCGCGTCGCCGAGTTCTCCGGCGACGGTCATTACTCCACCGGCCGTCATCGTAAGTGGCTGCAAGCGAAACACCCCCAGGCCGGCGAGCAACAAGTCGATCGACACCTCCGCGCATTCAGTTTCAACGTCACGAATCTGTCCAAACGGGCGGATTCCGGCGTCGTTCGTGCCTCCGAGAACGCCTTCGCCGTAGACCGGCACAAGCTGGAGAAGTTCACCGCCCGGCGCAATCGGTGGCCGGACGTGCGACTCGTCGCGGCGCACGCCTTGAATGAGCAGGTGGAGGCCCACGCCTGGACCTGGCTCGACCGCCAGATCTTCCGCATCCAGTCGTCCAAGGCCGTTCCCACCAACGACATCGTTCACAACGCCCAGGTCCAAAATGCTGTTGCCAGGCGCAGCGACTGGCTCGTTGAGCATGGGTACGCCAAGCGTGGTGGCGGTCGCGAGGCCAAGGCAATCGCCTACCTTCAGGCGGCCGTTTCCCGGCTTGTCGCCTTCGAGCACAAGGAATTCGCGCAGAACTGTAATCAGAAGCTCGGAAAAGGCGTTGAGTACGTGCGGGATGGGCAAGCCGTGACCGGAGTTTATCGCGGCATGATGTACCAGCATCGCGGCAGTTTCGCGTTGATCGAAACTGAGGGTTCGGTTTTCGCCGCGCCGGTCTCCCGGGCCCCGTGGGCGGAGAAAGGACAGCGCGTGATCGCCCGATCGGTCGCTCCCAAGTTCACCCGGATCGAGCTTGACCGCGGTGGACGGTCAACCAAGCCGTTCGGAATGGAACGATGAAGCGCATCCGGATCATGGCTATCTACGTGCTCACGCTGTCGGTCGGATTGACCCTGGCCACGCAGTGGACGGCCGTGCAACTTCGCGGCGTTCCTCTCGGCCCGCACGTCACCATCTTCGGGAGGAGGGTCTACGCGCCCTGGTCGCTGCTTGCGTGGTACAGGCATCTTGCCGACGCGGCGCCGACGGTGTTTCAACGCGCGCTCGGAATCGTGGTCCTTCACGCCCTGTTCGGAGCAGCCCTGGTTCTCGTGCTCCGAACGCGTCGACCGGCGGTTCGTCCGATGGGTGCGGACCACTGGGCCAATCTTCAAGACTTCCGTCGAGCGGGCTTGCTGAAACGCAGCGGCACCGTCGTGGGTCGATTCCGCGGCCGCCTGCTCACCTACGACGGCCCGGAACATCAACTGGTAGTCGGGGCCAGCCGATCCGGCAAGGGCGTCGGTCACGTCATCCCGACCCTGCTCACTTGGCCGGGAAGCGCTGTGGTATACGACATCAAGGGCGAACTGTGGGATGCCACGGCCGGATTCCGCTCCCGGTTCTCACACTGCCTCCGATTCAATCCCACCGATCCGGAAAGTGCCCGCTACAACCCGCTGCTGGAAATCCGCAAGGGGCCCAATGAAATCCGTGACGCGCAGAACATCGTCGAGATGCTAGTCAATCCGGACGGGTCAAAGGAGCAGCTCGACATCTGGGACCAGCACGCCGCCCAACTCCTCGTCGCGTTGGTCCTCCACGTCAACTACACCGAACCCGATCAGCGCAAGCACCTCGGCGTGGTTCGTGAATCGCTTCTCCGGTGGCCCAAGGCGTTCCGGGACATGATTGAATTGCCCCACCGTCTGAACCCGACAACACGTTTGCCCGAGCCGCACCCGGAAGTGGCCCGCGTCGCATCCGAACTTCTGGGGCAGGCGCCGCGGTTCGCGGCCGGTGTCCGGGCGACGGCCCTGGGCCACCTAGCCCTGTACGCCGACGAGATTATCTGCCGGAACGTCTCCGTTTCGGACTTTCTGCTGGGGGACCTGGTCTGCGCCGAGCACCCCGTCACTCTTTATCTCCAGCCGCCTCCCTCGGACCTTCCGCGCCTTCGACCCCTCATGCGCGTTCTATTGAATCAGACTTGTCGCGCCTTGATGGAGCACCTCGACACCGACAACCGCGGCAGGCCCAAGCGCCACCGCCTGCTTCTCGAACAGGATGAGTTCGCGTCGCTGGGCCGGATGGAGTTCTTCACCGCAAACCTGCGAAACATGGCCGGATACGGGCTCAAGGCGCACATCATCGTGCAGTCGTTCAACGACATCGTCGAAAAGTACGGTCCGTACCAGACGATCCTCGACAACTGCCACGTGATTTCGGTGTTCGCCTGCGCGGACACGCTCACGGCTGAAAGAGTGAGCAAGATGACCGGCGCCGCGGTGGAGTACCGCGAAAGCTACGGGCACAAGCGCTGGCTGCGTTTCATTCCCGAAACCGTCCAGCAGAGCGAACAGCTTCGGCCTCTCCTGCAACCCGGGGACGTGCGCAAGCTGCCCAGCCACGAGCAGCTTGTGTTCGTCACCGGGCATCCGCCGATGCGAGCGGCGAGGGTGCGGTACTACGCAGACCGTGAGTTCAAACGTCTTATCCTCCCGCCACCTGATTCATCCACCGTGGACGCCCCGCGAAACGCGGCCGCCGGCCCCGATGCGGGCGTTCCGCACGATTGGCTCAGCGAGCGGGCCAAGGGTCCGCGCATCGCCAGCGAGGAGACCTTCGACGCTGCGGCCGACGACGAATGGGTGCCGGCATCGGCGGTGATACCAGCGGAACGGGACGAGCCGCCTGCCATGGGCGAGGGAGACATATACGGCCTATGAACCGCCAAGCTGGAGACCAACGGCACGTGACAGGCAAGTATGAAAAGGTGCAGATGACGGTGCGTCTGCGGCCGGAAGTGGCCAGCGCGGCGAGGAAGGCCTCTCTCCGCAACGGCACGCCGGTGTCCGTGATCATCGCTGAAGCGGCCGGGCAGACCCTCTTGCCGCCGCCCGAAGAGTCCGTCGAAACCAAAGTTCACAACCTGTCAAACCGGTTGCTGTCGCGGATGGAAACGCTCGAACGTGCCTTGGGCCGGGAGTTGTTCCTTACGCGAGAGCTGGTTGCCCAGCTCGCCCGAGCGTACTTCAACCACACACCCGCGATTCCTGACCAGGAGCGCGCTGCGGCTTCGCTCAGCGGGCGCCTGCGGTTCGTGCGGCTGGTCGAACAAGTGAACGTCAACGCCGGCCAGGGCGTGTCCATCCTCAACGACACGGAGGTGCCCAGTGCCGGAAATCCGTGAGGAAAAACCCTCGATGCCCGTCGAAGCCCAATCGGCGAGTCAGGTCCGCCGGCACGCCAGCCTGATTCACGCCCACGGACCGATCATCGATCGGCTCCTGCAAGATCCGAAAGTCACGGACATCATGCTCAACGCCGACGGCACGCTCTGGTGCGAAGCGCACG
Above is a genomic segment from Phycisphaerae bacterium containing:
- a CDS encoding DUF3363 domain-containing protein, with product MPRKPNNDEVPERIARPGLGGGQRRDRFHGPHGKGAGSAAGGRSSASRGSTSFEHYARPQRVVVKTHIVRHQSAQKGRASITRHVRYLSREAVTRDVGSGRFYDAKRDELDAKTETKSWSPDRHHFRVILSPENARSLADLKAYAREVMVRVEGDLGPLQWLAVNHTNTDNPHTHLLIRGKAQDGADLVISRQYISHGIRQRAAEVATEWLGERTREEAQIAVANEVRAERWTSIDGALARVAQPVADGLKIDMKEVKLSRYALITRELLAERLKFLGQAGLAQELPPEKRTFLGRPPVWRLVPDFQKQLNELGARQDIIKNLYAAMGQAAAPIAPQVRRAVSDQQLSDEAQPAIRGVVIAKGPTNELNDERFVVLEDRAGTPHYVRLWASDALEAARVGGVLEVGRSAHRRWRIAREVVRVAEFSGDGHYSTGRHRKWLQAKHPQAGEQQVDRHLRAFSFNVTNLSKRADSGVVRASENAFAVDRHKLEKFTARRNRWPDVRLVAAHALNEQVEAHAWTWLDRQIFRIQSSKAVPTNDIVHNAQVQNAVARRSDWLVEHGYAKRGGGREAKAIAYLQAAVSRLVAFEHKEFAQNCNQKLGKGVEYVRDGQAVTGVYRGMMYQHRGSFALIETEGSVFAAPVSRAPWAEKGQRVIARSVAPKFTRIELDRGGRSTKPFGMER
- a CDS encoding type IV secretory system conjugative DNA transfer family protein; amino-acid sequence: MKRIRIMAIYVLTLSVGLTLATQWTAVQLRGVPLGPHVTIFGRRVYAPWSLLAWYRHLADAAPTVFQRALGIVVLHALFGAALVLVLRTRRPAVRPMGADHWANLQDFRRAGLLKRSGTVVGRFRGRLLTYDGPEHQLVVGASRSGKGVGHVIPTLLTWPGSAVVYDIKGELWDATAGFRSRFSHCLRFNPTDPESARYNPLLEIRKGPNEIRDAQNIVEMLVNPDGSKEQLDIWDQHAAQLLVALVLHVNYTEPDQRKHLGVVRESLLRWPKAFRDMIELPHRLNPTTRLPEPHPEVARVASELLGQAPRFAAGVRATALGHLALYADEIICRNVSVSDFLLGDLVCAEHPVTLYLQPPPSDLPRLRPLMRVLLNQTCRALMEHLDTDNRGRPKRHRLLLEQDEFASLGRMEFFTANLRNMAGYGLKAHIIVQSFNDIVEKYGPYQTILDNCHVISVFACADTLTAERVSKMTGAAVEYRESYGHKRWLRFIPETVQQSEQLRPLLQPGDVRKLPSHEQLVFVTGHPPMRAARVRYYADREFKRLILPPPDSSTVDAPRNAAAGPDAGVPHDWLSERAKGPRIASEETFDAAADDEWVPASAVIPAERDEPPAMGEGDIYGL